A window of Terriglobales bacterium contains these coding sequences:
- a CDS encoding CTP synthase yields DDGAETDLDLGHYERFTHAKLSRDNNWTTGRVYEQIIAKERRGDYLGKTVQVIPHVTNEIKAAMKKIAQEVDVAIIEVGGTVGDIESLPFLEAVRQMRQDLGRENTLFVHVTLVPWIGTAGELKTKPTQHSVKELLSIGIQPDMLLCRTDRFLSKEIKGKIALFCNVEEDAVITAKDVASIYEVPLVFASEGVDTLVLKYLRMQAPEPNLERWKELVQRVYNPKDEVRIAIVGKYVEYEDSYKSLKEALTHGALAHNLKLTAHWIEAEGLETKDPDDRSYEAQLEGYDGVLVPGGFGKRGIAGMLNGIRYAREKKVPYFGICLGMQTACIEFARNVCGLEGADSSEFDPGTPHRIIYKLRELRGIDELGGTMRLGAWACKLEPGSFAHKAYGELEISERHRHRYEFNREYEAILTAGGLKITGATPDGTYVEIVELPDHPYFLGCQFHPEFKSKPLEPHPLFKAFIGASYEHGRKRRTKKEAVEVELFRRPEKVGKR; encoded by the coding sequence GGAGCGCCGCGGCGACTATTTGGGCAAGACGGTGCAGGTCATCCCGCACGTCACCAACGAGATCAAGGCGGCGATGAAGAAAATCGCCCAGGAGGTGGACGTCGCCATCATCGAGGTGGGCGGCACGGTGGGCGACATCGAGTCGCTGCCCTTCCTGGAAGCCGTCCGCCAGATGCGCCAGGACCTGGGGCGCGAGAACACGCTCTTCGTGCACGTCACCCTGGTGCCGTGGATCGGGACCGCCGGAGAGCTCAAGACCAAGCCCACGCAGCACTCGGTGAAGGAGTTGCTCTCCATCGGGATCCAGCCGGACATGCTGCTGTGCCGCACCGACCGCTTCCTCTCCAAGGAGATCAAGGGGAAGATCGCGCTCTTCTGCAACGTGGAGGAGGACGCGGTCATCACCGCCAAGGATGTGGCATCCATCTACGAGGTGCCGCTGGTGTTCGCCAGCGAGGGCGTGGACACCCTGGTGCTCAAGTATCTGCGCATGCAGGCGCCGGAGCCCAACCTGGAGCGCTGGAAGGAGCTAGTGCAGCGCGTCTATAACCCCAAGGACGAGGTGCGCATCGCCATCGTCGGCAAGTACGTGGAGTACGAGGATTCGTACAAGTCATTGAAGGAAGCGCTCACCCACGGCGCGCTCGCTCACAACCTGAAGCTCACCGCGCACTGGATCGAGGCCGAGGGACTCGAGACCAAGGACCCGGACGACCGCTCCTACGAGGCGCAGCTCGAGGGCTACGACGGCGTCCTGGTGCCGGGCGGCTTCGGCAAGCGCGGCATCGCCGGCATGCTGAACGGCATCCGCTACGCCCGCGAGAAAAAGGTTCCCTACTTCGGCATCTGCCTGGGGATGCAGACGGCGTGCATCGAGTTCGCGCGCAACGTCTGCGGCCTGGAGGGCGCGGATTCGAGCGAGTTCGACCCGGGCACGCCGCATCGCATCATCTACAAGCTGCGCGAGCTGCGCGGCATCGACGAGCTGGGCGGCACCATGCGCCTGGGCGCCTGGGCCTGCAAGCTCGAACCCGGCTCCTTCGCTCACAAGGCCTACGGCGAGCTGGAGATCAGCGAGCGCCACCGCCATCGCTACGAGTTCAACCGCGAATACGAAGCCATCCTCACGGCGGGAGGCCTGAAGATCACCGGCGCCACGCCCGACGGCACCTACGTGGAGATCGTCGAGCTGCCCGATCATCCCTACTTCCTCGGCTGCCAGTTCCACCCCGAGTTCAAGTCGAAGCCGCTGGAACCGCATCCCTTGTTCAAGGCCTTCATCGGCGCCTCCTACGAGCACGGCCGCAAACGCCGCACCAAGAAAGAGGCGGTCGAGGTGGAGCTCTTCCGCCGGCCGGAGAAGGTCGGAAAGAGATAA